In Nakamurella antarctica, the following are encoded in one genomic region:
- a CDS encoding sulfite exporter TauE/SafE family protein, producing the protein MTRVTWTEIVLIFLAGIGAGTINTIVGSGTLITFPTLLAFGLPPVTATMSNAVGLVPGNISGTWGYRRELAGQWRRLRWQLPASLLGALLGAWLLLHLPANAFESIVPVLLVLALLLVIFQTRIQRWVRARSEKAGRDHEIISRQRMVLLVSATFLTGIYGGYFAAAQGIMLMGLMGALLPDKLQNLNAAKNVLTLLVNAVSALTYTLVAFDRINWGAAGLIAVGSLIGGFLGAGVGRRLSPVVLRCIIVALGSFAIVRILL; encoded by the coding sequence ATGACACGCGTGACGTGGACCGAAATTGTGCTGATTTTCCTCGCTGGTATCGGCGCCGGGACCATCAACACCATCGTCGGGTCCGGCACACTCATCACCTTCCCCACCTTGCTGGCGTTTGGGCTGCCGCCGGTCACCGCAACCATGAGCAACGCGGTGGGCCTGGTTCCGGGCAATATCTCGGGCACGTGGGGGTACCGGCGCGAGCTCGCGGGTCAGTGGCGCAGGCTCCGTTGGCAGCTTCCGGCCTCCCTACTGGGGGCGCTGCTGGGAGCATGGCTGCTGCTGCACCTGCCAGCTAATGCGTTCGAATCCATTGTTCCGGTGCTGTTGGTGCTGGCGCTGTTATTGGTGATCTTCCAGACTCGCATCCAGCGCTGGGTGCGGGCCCGTTCGGAGAAAGCCGGCCGGGATCACGAAATCATCAGCCGTCAGCGCATGGTGCTGCTCGTGAGCGCCACATTTTTGACAGGGATCTACGGGGGGTACTTCGCTGCGGCTCAAGGGATCATGCTGATGGGGCTGATGGGGGCGCTTCTCCCCGACAAGCTGCAGAATCTCAACGCCGCGAAAAACGTACTTACGCTCCTGGTCAATGCAGTTTCTGCGTTGACTTACACCCTGGTTGCTTTTGACAGAATCAATTGGGGTGCAGCGGGTCTCATTGCAGTGGGATCGCTGATCGGTGGTTTCCTCGGAGCGGGTGTGGGCCGCCGACTCTCTCCCGTGGTGCTGCGTTGCATCATCGTTGCGCTTGGTAGCTTCGCTATCGTCAGGATCCTGCTCTGA
- a CDS encoding LURP-one-related/scramblase family protein has protein sequence MTYPPPIPGPDDPNSPYYRPPHLPPPGASAPQPPPAPSGYQQTSYSEPSTTGYPQRPAPAYGQQPYPAQDPATWQTPDLDRHTAESVRNQARQATGGAGATGGGTLFSESVLVVSQRTKLIELNNEYRVFGGSGAPIGTVVQVGQSTLKKVVRFLGEYDQFFTHTLEVRELSGQPVMKLTRPRKVFKSRLLIEYPNGAPIGELVQQNVFGKIRFDMVSGGQSIGSINAENWRAWNFAILDSSGREIARITKNFEGVMRTLFTTADNYVVQIHYPLPAVLHQMVVAAALCVDTALKQDSRGFN, from the coding sequence ATGACGTACCCGCCGCCCATTCCCGGCCCCGACGACCCCAATTCGCCTTACTACCGGCCGCCGCACCTTCCACCGCCTGGCGCTAGTGCGCCACAGCCCCCTCCTGCCCCCTCGGGGTATCAGCAGACCAGTTATAGCGAACCGTCTACAACCGGCTACCCGCAGCGGCCGGCGCCCGCCTATGGTCAGCAGCCCTATCCAGCGCAAGATCCTGCTACTTGGCAGACTCCCGATCTTGATCGGCATACCGCCGAATCGGTACGTAACCAAGCCCGGCAAGCCACGGGCGGAGCAGGTGCAACGGGGGGCGGGACGTTATTCTCCGAGTCTGTGCTGGTGGTCAGCCAACGCACCAAGCTCATCGAGCTCAACAACGAGTATCGGGTGTTCGGCGGTAGTGGTGCGCCGATCGGCACCGTCGTCCAAGTAGGGCAAAGCACACTCAAAAAAGTGGTGCGATTCCTCGGCGAATACGACCAGTTCTTCACGCACACGCTTGAAGTGCGGGAGCTCAGTGGGCAGCCGGTGATGAAGCTGACCCGACCACGCAAAGTTTTCAAGTCGAGGCTTCTTATCGAGTATCCCAACGGCGCGCCCATCGGAGAACTGGTGCAGCAGAACGTGTTCGGCAAGATTCGATTCGACATGGTGAGCGGTGGTCAATCGATCGGCAGCATCAACGCCGAGAACTGGCGCGCCTGGAACTTCGCGATTCTTGATTCTTCAGGCCGAGAGATCGCTCGCATCACTAAAAACTTTGAGGGTGTGATGCGAACGCTCTTCACCACCGCAGATAACTACGTGGTTCAGATCCATTACCCGTTGCCCGCCGTGCTCCACCAGATGGTTGTCGCGGCGGCCCTCTGTGTGGACACCGCGTTGAAGCAGGACAGCAGGGGCTTCAACTAG
- a CDS encoding LysR family transcriptional regulator produces MIDVRRLEILRELDRCGTIAATAEAVFLTPSAVSQQMAALSREAGTPMLEPDGRRVRITAAAQILLTHAHAIFTHLEHAESDLAAFRRGHVGTVRLGSFPSAIRGLAVPTWKYLADRSNLQVQVREVQPEFVADSLLSRTVDLAITAHASDGLIEAFDPRLSVEHLVDDVLDIALPLDHPLAAKSSIDLAELARDDWIMGVTGSKCWDVTKASCAAAGFTPIVKHIADEYLGVVALVCSGAGIALIPRLAQDTFVNEPMVLRPATGAPPLRKVCVQYRTGTADQPHISSTLEALRIVAALSCPAPGKSA; encoded by the coding sequence ATGATCGACGTGCGCAGGCTGGAGATACTTCGAGAGCTCGATCGATGCGGAACTATCGCCGCGACAGCCGAGGCAGTGTTCCTCACACCGTCAGCAGTGTCCCAACAAATGGCGGCACTTTCGCGCGAGGCTGGGACACCGATGCTCGAGCCTGACGGACGCCGAGTACGCATCACCGCGGCCGCGCAGATCCTTCTCACGCACGCGCACGCGATTTTTACCCACCTAGAACATGCCGAATCAGACCTGGCTGCCTTTCGCCGGGGCCACGTCGGGACTGTCCGGCTGGGCAGCTTTCCCTCCGCCATCAGGGGTCTGGCAGTGCCGACGTGGAAATACCTCGCCGATCGCTCCAACCTCCAGGTTCAAGTACGCGAAGTGCAGCCCGAGTTTGTGGCCGATTCGCTCCTCTCACGGACCGTCGACCTCGCGATCACCGCTCACGCCAGCGATGGCCTCATCGAGGCTTTCGATCCACGGCTCAGCGTGGAGCACCTAGTTGACGATGTTCTTGACATCGCGCTCCCTCTCGATCACCCGCTTGCCGCCAAGAGTTCGATCGATTTGGCGGAGCTAGCGCGCGACGACTGGATCATGGGTGTCACCGGTTCCAAATGCTGGGACGTCACCAAAGCGTCCTGTGCGGCAGCGGGTTTCACCCCGATCGTCAAACACATCGCCGACGAATATCTGGGCGTTGTAGCGCTGGTCTGCTCCGGAGCGGGCATTGCTCTGATCCCACGATTGGCACAGGACACGTTCGTCAACGAGCCGATGGTGCTTCGGCCAGCCACCGGGGCGCCGCCGCTGCGCAAGGTGTGCGTGCAGTACCGCACGGGGACCGCAGACCAGCCGCATATTTCATCGACCCTGGAGGCGCTTCGGATAGTGGCAGCGCTCAGCTGCCCAGCACCGGGAAAATCAGCGTGA
- a CDS encoding APC family permease, which yields MDSATAPQESKLKQAINGPLLYLFILGDVLGAGIYALVGKVAGEVGGAIWVPLLVALFLAMLTAASYAELVTKYPKAGGAALFAERAFKLPWLSFLVGFCMLAAGVTSAAGLSLAFAGDYLKPFLDVPAVPAALIFLVLVAFINARGVKESVRANVIMTVIEVSGLVLVIVLVGLMLGNGDGDVSRVVEFNPEVSPAAGILAASLLAYYSFVGFETSANVAEEVRDVHRVYPKALFASLLTAGVIYVLIGLASSIALSPEELNESSGPLLQVVQATGFGVPDWLFGLIALVAVANGALLTMIMASRLTFGMAEQSLLPRALGRVLPKRQTPWVAIIVTTVAAMALTATGDLQSLAETVVLLLLFVFISTNVAVLVLRRDKVEHKHFRAPTVIPYLALASCALLLTQQGGAIWLRAGILLAIGLALFFLVRWLSPRKLGEDSHNDAPVKESGNAL from the coding sequence ATGGACTCAGCCACCGCACCGCAAGAATCAAAACTTAAACAAGCCATCAACGGACCGCTGCTGTACTTGTTCATCCTGGGTGATGTGCTCGGGGCTGGGATTTACGCCCTCGTGGGCAAGGTCGCCGGCGAAGTAGGCGGCGCAATCTGGGTGCCGCTGCTCGTGGCGCTGTTTCTAGCCATGCTCACCGCGGCCTCCTACGCCGAACTCGTGACGAAATACCCGAAAGCAGGCGGAGCAGCACTCTTCGCCGAACGAGCGTTCAAGTTGCCTTGGCTCTCGTTCTTGGTGGGCTTTTGCATGCTCGCTGCCGGTGTTACCAGCGCGGCCGGACTGAGCCTGGCTTTCGCCGGCGATTACCTCAAGCCCTTCCTCGACGTCCCCGCCGTACCAGCGGCTCTCATATTCCTCGTCCTCGTCGCCTTCATCAACGCGCGCGGGGTAAAGGAATCAGTCAGAGCAAACGTGATCATGACCGTCATAGAGGTATCGGGGCTGGTGCTAGTCATCGTCCTTGTGGGGCTAATGCTGGGAAACGGCGATGGTGACGTATCCCGAGTCGTAGAATTCAACCCTGAAGTCTCCCCCGCCGCAGGCATTCTCGCCGCGTCGCTGCTGGCGTACTACTCATTCGTTGGCTTCGAAACTTCGGCGAATGTCGCAGAAGAGGTTCGCGATGTTCACCGCGTCTACCCGAAGGCTCTCTTCGCGTCCCTGCTCACCGCTGGCGTCATCTACGTGTTGATCGGCTTGGCATCTTCCATTGCGCTGTCGCCGGAAGAACTGAACGAGTCGTCCGGTCCGCTACTACAAGTCGTGCAGGCTACTGGGTTTGGGGTTCCCGATTGGCTCTTCGGTTTGATAGCGCTGGTAGCTGTCGCCAATGGGGCCCTGCTGACGATGATCATGGCAAGCCGGCTGACATTCGGGATGGCTGAACAGTCGTTGCTGCCGCGGGCTCTCGGTCGAGTTCTTCCCAAACGCCAAACACCCTGGGTCGCAATCATCGTCACCACCGTGGCGGCGATGGCACTGACTGCCACGGGCGACCTGCAGTCGTTGGCCGAGACCGTCGTGCTGCTACTGCTTTTCGTTTTCATCAGCACCAACGTGGCGGTACTGGTCCTGCGGAGGGACAAGGTCGAGCACAAACACTTCCGCGCCCCGACCGTCATTCCCTACCTCGCCTTGGCCTCCTGCGCGCTGTTGCTGACTCAGCAGGGTGGAGCAATCTGGCTCCGAGCGGGAATATTGCTCGCTATCGGACTCGCGCTCTTCTTTCTCGTCAGATGGTTGAGTCCGAGGAAGCTTGGCGAAGACTCACATAATGATGCTCCCGTTAAGGAATCAGGCAATGCGCTTTAG
- a CDS encoding DNA topoisomerase IB: protein MAKLRKSNPSHPGITRRRSGRGWAFRHPDGTLVDRETRDRALALVIPPAWQDVWISPFSNGHIQAIGTDEAGRRQYRYHDDWSTKRHHQKFERVLDFASKLEDARIRVAADLALEGMPRERALATAFRMLDRGHFRIGSEVYAESNGSFGLSTLRREHVRTKGSALVFSYVAKSGLDRVEMINDPDLFAAVGVMRNRSRTEAELFGYKEGRRWRRIHSSDINAYVKDVVGMAVSAKDFRTWHGTGIAAVALAEELSRFDAAKKWTEAARNRAASNAIKETAQRLGNTPAVCRGSYVHPQLTELFRRDITVAAEVALVRQSLPKLTAVDDEIAVIAGHAEVERAVLHLLQK, encoded by the coding sequence ATGGCAAAACTGCGGAAATCAAACCCCTCGCACCCGGGTATTACGAGGCGCCGCAGCGGCCGGGGGTGGGCTTTTCGTCATCCTGACGGCACCCTTGTCGACCGGGAGACCAGAGATCGGGCTCTAGCGCTAGTGATCCCCCCAGCCTGGCAGGACGTGTGGATCAGCCCGTTCTCCAACGGCCACATCCAGGCTATTGGCACAGACGAGGCTGGGCGTCGGCAGTACCGGTACCACGACGACTGGTCCACCAAGCGGCACCATCAAAAGTTCGAGCGGGTGCTGGACTTTGCTTCGAAACTTGAGGACGCCCGCATTCGGGTGGCCGCCGATTTGGCATTGGAAGGGATGCCGAGAGAACGCGCCCTGGCCACCGCATTTCGGATGCTGGATCGTGGACACTTCCGTATCGGGAGTGAGGTGTATGCCGAGTCCAACGGGAGCTTTGGCCTCTCTACGTTGCGGCGAGAACACGTGCGCACCAAAGGTTCCGCGCTTGTTTTTAGCTACGTCGCGAAATCCGGTTTGGATCGCGTGGAAATGATTAACGATCCCGATCTTTTTGCAGCGGTCGGAGTAATGCGAAACAGAAGTCGAACAGAAGCCGAACTCTTTGGTTACAAGGAGGGGCGTAGGTGGCGCCGGATCCATAGCTCTGACATCAACGCGTACGTGAAAGACGTGGTGGGAATGGCTGTATCGGCCAAAGACTTTCGGACTTGGCACGGAACGGGTATCGCTGCAGTGGCCCTGGCTGAGGAGCTGTCGAGATTTGATGCGGCGAAGAAGTGGACTGAGGCCGCCCGTAACCGCGCTGCGAGTAACGCCATCAAGGAGACTGCTCAGAGGTTGGGTAACACGCCAGCGGTATGTCGCGGTTCGTACGTCCACCCCCAACTGACGGAGTTGTTTCGGCGCGATATCACCGTCGCTGCGGAGGTCGCACTGGTTCGGCAGAGCCTGCCGAAATTGACTGCGGTGGATGACGAGATCGCCGTGATCGCCGGCCACGCCGAGGTTGAGCGTGCAGTCCTGCACCTACTGCAAAAATGA
- a CDS encoding dienelactone hydrolase family protein: MTSPEMRKVDDVPITLALPADTPAGGVVVIQEAFGVTDHIVDVCSRLAQRGYAAAAPHLYHRLTEQVFAGDDIPAASLAMRTLESGGITADLTAAISALRTTGVGHIGILGFCMGGSLALWAASSLPVDAAVTFYGGGVIASRWPGIQAGMETAPRLAAPWLGIYGDQDASIDLDAIEALRQRVAAAPVDTKIVRYPDAGHGFHNDSRVAHFDASAAADAWERTLLWFDTYLR; this comes from the coding sequence GTGACCTCACCGGAAATGCGAAAAGTCGACGATGTGCCGATCACGCTTGCGCTGCCCGCCGATACACCGGCGGGAGGGGTGGTCGTGATTCAGGAAGCTTTCGGCGTCACTGACCACATCGTCGATGTTTGCTCCCGACTGGCGCAGAGGGGGTACGCCGCGGCCGCGCCGCACTTGTATCACCGCCTTACCGAGCAGGTATTTGCCGGCGACGACATTCCCGCTGCCAGCCTGGCGATGCGCACCTTGGAATCTGGGGGAATCACGGCGGACCTCACCGCTGCGATCAGCGCGTTGCGGACCACGGGGGTGGGCCATATCGGGATTCTCGGTTTTTGTATGGGTGGAAGCCTCGCCCTTTGGGCTGCGTCATCGCTGCCAGTTGACGCCGCCGTGACGTTCTACGGCGGCGGAGTCATTGCCTCGCGTTGGCCAGGTATCCAAGCCGGAATGGAAACGGCGCCGCGGCTGGCAGCTCCCTGGCTCGGGATTTATGGCGATCAGGATGCGTCAATTGACCTCGACGCTATCGAGGCGCTGCGCCAACGGGTGGCAGCTGCTCCCGTAGATACAAAAATCGTGAGATACCCCGACGCGGGGCACGGATTCCACAACGACTCGCGGGTGGCACATTTCGATGCATCCGCCGCCGCAGATGCGTGGGAGCGCACCCTGCTCTGGTTCGACACCTACCTGCGCTGA
- the hisC gene encoding histidinol-phosphate transaminase: MSQVHLRAALNAIPTYTPGRSVAGAIKLASNEMGYPPLPSVIAAITEAAQDMNRYPDNSSGALGRALADRFGVSPDQITVGCGSVALCEQFIQATCGEGDEVIYGWRSFEAYPILTKVVGATAVTAPLLAGEALNLPALAAAITENTRLIFVCNPNNPTGTALRTVELQAFLDQVPPRVLVVIDEAYREFVDDDDVPDGIEIARGRDNVAVLRTMSKAYGLAGLRVGYAVAAPEVTTALHKVALPFSVSTLAQAAALASLESAPELLERCQQVVLERARVRAQLLELGYSVPESQANFVWLPLRDQSAAFAQHCEVAANVIVRAFNDADAGGVRITISRPHENDAFLSAAASFPR, from the coding sequence ATGTCGCAGGTCCATCTCCGCGCCGCCCTGAACGCGATCCCCACCTACACCCCGGGCCGCAGCGTTGCTGGCGCCATCAAACTCGCGTCAAATGAGATGGGTTACCCGCCGCTACCCAGCGTCATTGCAGCCATCACCGAAGCAGCGCAGGACATGAATCGCTACCCTGACAACTCCTCCGGCGCGCTTGGCCGGGCACTGGCTGACAGATTCGGGGTGAGTCCCGACCAGATCACGGTCGGCTGCGGTTCCGTAGCTTTATGCGAACAGTTCATCCAAGCCACCTGCGGCGAGGGCGACGAGGTGATCTACGGCTGGCGCTCATTTGAGGCCTACCCCATCCTGACGAAGGTAGTGGGAGCGACCGCGGTGACGGCGCCGCTCCTAGCCGGTGAAGCATTGAACCTGCCGGCGCTCGCCGCCGCCATCACCGAGAACACGCGCCTGATTTTTGTCTGCAACCCGAATAACCCCACTGGGACAGCACTCAGAACCGTTGAGCTGCAGGCATTTCTGGATCAGGTGCCGCCGCGGGTGCTTGTCGTTATCGATGAGGCCTACCGCGAGTTTGTTGACGACGATGACGTCCCCGATGGCATCGAGATCGCCCGCGGGCGAGACAATGTCGCGGTCTTGCGGACAATGTCCAAGGCTTACGGGCTTGCTGGCCTACGCGTCGGATACGCGGTCGCAGCGCCAGAAGTGACGACGGCATTGCACAAAGTTGCGTTGCCATTCTCGGTCAGCACTCTTGCGCAAGCAGCAGCGCTTGCATCGTTGGAATCGGCCCCGGAGCTGCTAGAGCGTTGCCAGCAAGTGGTTCTCGAGCGGGCCCGGGTTCGAGCTCAGCTACTCGAGCTGGGATATTCGGTCCCTGAGTCCCAAGCCAACTTCGTGTGGCTGCCGCTTCGAGATCAGTCTGCGGCCTTTGCCCAACACTGCGAGGTGGCAGCAAACGTGATCGTGCGGGCATTCAACGACGCGGATGCGGGCGGAGTTCGCATCACCATTTCTCGTCCGCACGAAAACGACGCTTTCCTGTCGGCGGCAGCGAGCTTCCCGCGCTGA
- a CDS encoding OsmC family protein — protein sequence MAENLSRPISSDALWIERTGTGTYTGYNGRGASVLIGQVGGAGSFSPGELLKISLAGCTGLTVDAVLARRIGDNYAARIDVSGAKDAPSDTYPEITEEFALDLSALAESDRATLLKILHRAVEEHCTIGRTVTRGAKVTLSVVSS from the coding sequence GTGGCGGAAAATCTGTCGAGGCCAATTTCGAGTGACGCACTGTGGATCGAGCGCACCGGAACAGGTACCTACACCGGGTACAACGGCCGTGGCGCTTCGGTACTCATCGGGCAAGTGGGCGGTGCTGGCTCGTTTTCCCCCGGTGAACTTCTCAAAATCTCGCTGGCCGGTTGCACCGGGCTAACCGTTGATGCCGTGCTCGCGCGCCGGATAGGCGATAACTACGCCGCTCGCATTGACGTCAGCGGAGCCAAAGACGCACCCAGCGACACCTACCCGGAAATAACGGAAGAGTTTGCCCTCGACCTCTCAGCTCTCGCCGAATCAGACAGAGCCACGTTGCTGAAGATTCTGCACCGCGCAGTGGAGGAGCACTGCACCATCGGCCGTACCGTGACCCGCGGGGCGAAGGTAACGCTCTCTGTGGTGAGTTCATAA